AAAAAAATAAGCAAATTCGTCAGCGTAATCACAAACGTAACGCCCAAGCAGAGTTTGAAGCAGGACAAAAGAAACGCTTGTTTCTTGGTGTTGGATTTTATGGTGTATTGATATTACTGGCGGTCATGAATAAGCTTAGCTGGCTAGTCGTTGGGTGGTATGCTGTATTGGGTATGATAACCTATACCATGTATGCCAAAGACAAAGCGGCTGCTCAAAATAATGACTGGCGAACACCTGAGATGACATTACATATTTTAAGTGCGCTTGGTGGCTGGGTAGGGGCAATGGTCGCACAAACCTACTTGCGTCATAAGTCACAAAAGCCTGAATTTCGTATTGCGTATTATTTGACTGTCATCATTAACATGGCAGGGTTACTATTTATATTGGCGGATGGCGGTTTGGATTTTCTGGAAGAATTGTTATAGGTTTTAGATAGTGAGAATAAAAGCCAAAGAAAAGGTGGATTTACA
The window above is part of the Psychrobacter cryohalolentis K5 genome. Proteins encoded here:
- a CDS encoding DUF1294 domain-containing protein translates to MAKPMATKQQGRVTKWQDDKGFGFIETEAGESVFFHVSAFKAQRRPVIGEEVVFIVGYDNQRRLQAKEVQELSFVQQKMAQKNKQIRQRNHKRNAQAEFEAGQKKRLFLGVGFYGVLILLAVMNKLSWLVVGWYAVLGMITYTMYAKDKAAAQNNDWRTPEMTLHILSALGGWVGAMVAQTYLRHKSQKPEFRIAYYLTVIINMAGLLFILADGGLDFLEELL